One stretch of Rosistilla oblonga DNA includes these proteins:
- a CDS encoding TIGR03364 family FAD-dependent oxidoreductase produces MTIKYDVAVVGAGIVGLAHAWMAAARGKKVLLVERSAVANGASIRNFGMVWPIGQPAGELHRVAMRSRELWLKLAKQSGVWANACGSLHLAHRPDELAVLEEFTAQNQNGEINVQMLTAAETLRRTPAAKPDGLLGSMWSDTELCVNPPRAIAAIPSWLSSRYGVDCEFATTVCELADGTLHSSDARQWQADRVVVCSGIDFQTLLPEAFAQSPLKICKLHMMRTAAQADAWRIGPHLASGLTLRHYSSFADCSSLAAVQQRVREETPELDRFGIHVMASQNELGQVVLGDSHEYDDDISPFDRSEIDALILRELQRQFDLPDWKIEARWHGIYAKHPDREMLEIEARDRVHVCVAPGGAGMTMSFGVADRFWNQITGQAASL; encoded by the coding sequence ATGACAATAAAGTACGACGTCGCTGTCGTTGGTGCCGGAATTGTTGGCCTGGCTCACGCTTGGATGGCGGCAGCCCGCGGCAAGAAGGTTCTGTTGGTCGAACGATCAGCGGTGGCCAACGGCGCTTCGATCCGCAATTTTGGAATGGTTTGGCCGATCGGACAGCCTGCGGGAGAACTACATCGGGTGGCAATGCGATCGCGAGAGCTGTGGTTGAAGCTTGCCAAGCAATCGGGAGTTTGGGCAAACGCCTGTGGGTCGTTGCATCTGGCGCATCGCCCCGATGAATTGGCGGTGCTAGAGGAGTTTACCGCTCAAAATCAAAACGGTGAGATCAACGTCCAGATGCTTACCGCAGCCGAAACGCTCCGTCGCACGCCAGCCGCGAAGCCCGATGGATTGTTGGGATCGATGTGGAGCGACACCGAACTGTGCGTCAATCCGCCACGCGCGATCGCCGCGATCCCGTCGTGGCTATCGAGCCGCTACGGCGTCGATTGCGAATTCGCCACAACGGTCTGCGAACTGGCCGATGGAACGCTCCATTCCAGCGATGCAAGGCAATGGCAAGCGGATCGCGTTGTTGTCTGCAGCGGAATCGATTTCCAGACTTTGTTGCCCGAAGCGTTCGCCCAATCGCCGCTGAAGATTTGCAAGTTACACATGATGCGGACCGCTGCGCAAGCCGATGCGTGGCGGATCGGGCCTCACTTGGCCAGCGGGCTAACGCTGCGACACTACAGTTCGTTTGCCGATTGCTCGTCGTTGGCGGCAGTTCAGCAACGCGTCCGAGAGGAAACGCCTGAACTGGATCGTTTTGGCATCCACGTGATGGCTTCGCAAAACGAACTCGGACAAGTCGTGCTGGGCGATTCACACGAGTACGACGACGACATCAGCCCCTTCGACCGATCGGAGATCGACGCATTGATCCTTCGTGAACTGCAGCGGCAATTTGACTTGCCCGACTGGAAAATCGAGGCTCGCTGGCACGGCATCTACGCAAAACATCCCGATCGCGAGATGTTGGAGATCGAAGCGCGGGATCGCGTTCATGTCTGCGTTGCTCCGGGCGGAGCTGGGATGACGATGTCGTTTGGCGTCGCCGATCGCTTCTGGAACCAAATCACCGGGCAAGCTGCATCGCTGTAG
- a CDS encoding DUF5690 family protein — protein sequence MDTRSRNTSVWQTAATWSPMLWGSMAAFGTYFCMYAFRKPFTVIDYDDMTAWGWGYKTVAVAAQVFGYMVSKFLGIKILSELPAHRRAVSIIGLILFAEVALIGFGLVPAPYNIICLVLNGLPLGMVFGLVLGFLEGRKQTEALAAILCTSFILSDGVTKSVGKGLLEMGVPGFWMPATAGALFLLPMLFFVWMLRQVPPPSDADIAARSKRVPLTSQERRDFFSRYAWGLTPLLVMYLLVTIVRSVRSDFAPQIWESLGVTTTPELFSYSELWVGLGVTLANGAAMLVGDNYRGFKLALATCSIGFAILLMSTYGQHVGLISPFLFMVLIGVGLYLPYVATHTTIFERLIAMTRDRGNLVHLMYLADSIGYLGYVGVMLVKNVFQPGGDFMSFFRPACYVVGLVSLLCMIGCQFFFSLRASRQAPAPSPIPIEQPAT from the coding sequence ATGGACACACGCTCCCGCAATACATCCGTTTGGCAAACCGCGGCGACTTGGTCACCGATGCTCTGGGGGAGCATGGCCGCCTTCGGAACCTACTTCTGCATGTATGCCTTTCGCAAACCGTTTACGGTGATCGATTACGATGACATGACGGCATGGGGCTGGGGCTACAAAACGGTTGCCGTGGCGGCGCAAGTCTTCGGATACATGGTGTCGAAGTTCCTGGGGATCAAGATCCTTTCGGAACTGCCGGCCCATCGCCGCGCGGTCAGCATCATCGGTTTGATCCTGTTCGCCGAAGTCGCTTTGATCGGATTCGGCCTGGTTCCCGCTCCGTATAACATAATCTGCCTGGTGCTCAACGGTCTGCCGTTGGGGATGGTCTTCGGCTTGGTCCTTGGATTTCTGGAAGGTCGCAAGCAAACCGAAGCCTTGGCGGCGATCCTTTGCACCAGTTTTATCCTTTCCGACGGCGTCACCAAATCGGTTGGCAAAGGCTTGTTAGAGATGGGCGTTCCGGGCTTCTGGATGCCCGCCACCGCTGGAGCGCTGTTCCTGCTCCCGATGCTCTTTTTTGTCTGGATGCTGCGACAGGTTCCGCCACCGAGCGACGCCGATATCGCTGCCCGCAGCAAACGCGTGCCGCTCACTTCGCAAGAGCGTCGCGACTTCTTCTCGCGTTACGCCTGGGGCCTGACACCGCTGTTAGTGATGTATTTGTTAGTCACCATCGTGCGCAGCGTCCGCTCCGACTTTGCCCCGCAAATTTGGGAGAGCCTAGGCGTGACGACGACTCCCGAGTTGTTCAGTTACTCCGAACTGTGGGTCGGTCTTGGCGTGACGCTAGCCAACGGAGCGGCGATGCTGGTTGGCGACAACTACCGCGGATTCAAGCTCGCCCTGGCAACCTGTTCGATTGGGTTTGCGATCTTGCTGATGTCGACTTATGGCCAACACGTCGGATTGATCTCGCCGTTCCTGTTTATGGTCTTGATCGGCGTCGGACTCTACCTCCCCTACGTCGCCACGCACACTACGATCTTTGAGCGATTGATTGCGATGACGCGCGATCGCGGCAATCTCGTCCACCTGATGTACCTTGCTGATTCGATCGGCTACCTCGGCTACGTCGGCGTGATGCTGGTCAAAAACGTGTTCCAGCCAGGCGGCGATTTCATGTCCTTCTTTCGCCCCGCCTGCTACGTCGTCGGCCTCGTCTCACTGCTCTGCATGATCGGGTGCCAGTTCTTTTTCTCGCTCCGCGCCAGCCGCCAAGCTCCCGCTCCCTCGCCGATCCCAATCGAACAACCAGCGACTTAG